A stretch of Aedes aegypti strain LVP_AGWG chromosome 2, AaegL5.0 Primary Assembly, whole genome shotgun sequence DNA encodes these proteins:
- the LOC5569853 gene encoding glutathione S-transferase E14, with protein sequence MLISCSVRSTHFVRAISYRDYKISILELVWIVFNFCFSFLFLFGFCLEDLTMSKPVLYYDDISPPVRGVLLTVAALGIKDQVELKLVRLFEREHLLEDFVKLNPLHAVPVLKHDDLVLTDSHAIIMYLCDIFGQDGDFSLKDPKQRARVHNRLCFNNAVLFQRESIVMRGLINRSIVTLEDHHLKPVQEAYDCLEVYLTNSKFVACDQLTVADFPIVACMSTVGMVCPLSTSRWPKTAAWFETMKQLPYYQQANQVGVDKLKERLHAVMKK encoded by the exons ATGTTGATCAGTTGTAGCGTTCGTTCAACTCACTTCGTGCGTGCCATCTCGTACAGAGATTATAAAATATCAATCTTGGAATTGGTTTGGATTGTGTTTAACTTTTGCttcagttttttgtttctttttggtTTTTGCTTGGAAG aTTTGACCATGTCCAAACCGGTGCTGTATTACGACGACATCAGCCCGCCAGTTCGCGGAGTGCTTCTCACCGTGGCCGCCTTGGGAATCAAAGACCAAGTCGAACTCAAACTGGTTCGCCTCTTCGAGAGAGAACATCTTTTGGAAGATTTTGTTAAA cTGAATCCTCTGCACGCGGTACCTGTGCTGAAACACGACGATCTGGTCCTGACCGATAGTCATGCAATTATCATGTATTTGTGCGACATCTTCGGACAAGATGGTGATTTTTCGTTGAAAGATCCTAAACAGCGAGCCCGCGTCCACAATCGATTGTGTTTCAACAATGCCGTTCTGTTCCAAAGAGAGTCGATCGTAATG CGAGGCTTGATCAACAGATCGATAGTGACACTCGAAGACCATCACTTAAAACCCGTTCAGGAAGCGTACGACTGTTTGGAAGTTTATCTGACGAATTCGAAGTTTGTTGCTTGTGATCAA CTTACAGTTGCAGATTTCCCAATCGTGGCATGCATGAGCACAGTTGGAATGGTCTGTCCGCTATCAACCAGTCGATGGCCTAAGACTGCCGCGTGGTTTGAAACCATGAAACAGTTACCCTACTATCAACAGGCAAACCAGGTTGGGGTAGACAAGCTCAAAGAGAGACTTCATGCTGTaatgaaaaaatag
- the LOC5569844 gene encoding glutathione S-transferase 1, with amino-acid sequence MGKIKLYSFPLSPPGRTVQLTAKALGLELEFHSVSVLEKEHLTEEFIKMNPQHTIPVIDDDGFVLYDSHAIAIYLVSKYAPGNRLYPTKDFKQQARINAILHFESGVMFARLRFVGDAIQKASHQGEVPQDRVEYALEAVELLEALLRDGQYLAGDHVTLGDISCVTSFSFLDAMLPVERAKYPKVYAWYERMKHIEGYDEINQKAVDQLNGVIQGIFEGNKSK; translated from the exons ATGGGCAAAATCAAACTCTACAGTTTCCCGCTGAGTCCACCTGGTCGAACGGTTCAGCTAACCGCGAAAGCCCTCGGCCTTGAGCTCGAATTTCA TTCCGTCTCGGTGTTGGAAAAGGAGCACCTTACCGAGGAGTTCATCAAG ATGAATCCGCAGCACACCATCCCGGTAATCGACGATGATGGGTTTGTGCTGTACGACAGTCATGCGATTGCCATCTACTTGGTATCGAAGTATGCCCCTGGAAATCGGCTCTATCCTACGAAGGACTTCAAGCAGCAGGCCCGTATCAACGCGATCTTGCACTTCGAGTCTGGAGTAATGTTCGCCAGGCTCCGATTCGTTGGAGATGCCATACAGAAGGCCAGTCACCAAGGTGAAGTTCCACAGGATCGCGTGGAGTACGCACTGGAAGCCGTTGAGCTGCTGGAAGCCCTGCTGAGGGATGGACAGTATCTAGCTGGGGACCACGTGACATTGGGCGATATCAGTTGCGTGACTTCATTCTCGTTTCTGGATGCTATGCTACCAGTGGAACGTGCCAAGTATCCGAAGGTTTACGCTTGGTATGAGCGGATGAAACACATCGAGGGATATGATGAGATCAACCAAAAAGCGGTGGATCAGTTGAACGGGGTCATTCAGGGGATTTTTGAGGGAAATAAGAGCAAATAG
- the LOC5569847 gene encoding glutathione S-transferase 1, which translates to MGKVQLYTAKLSPPGRAVELTAKAIGLDLDVHPINLIAGDHLKPEFVKMNPQHTIPLIVDEDGTIVYDSHAIIIYLVSKYAKDDSLYPKDIATRAKINAALHFDSGVLFARLRFYLEPILYYGSPDTPQDKIDYACKAYQLLNDTLVDEYIVGNRMTLADLSCIASIASYHAIFPIDAAKYPKLAAWVQRLEKLPYYKGTNQEGAEELAAVYRDRLAQNRAGKK; encoded by the exons ATGGGAAAAGTTCAACTCTACACGGCCAAGCTGAGCCCTCCGGGACGGGCAGTTGAGCTGACGGCCAAGGCTATTGGTTTGGACCTGGATGTTCACCCGATCAATCTGATCGCGGGTGATCATCTGAAGCCAGAGTTTGTCAAG ATGAATCCCCAACATACGATTCCGTTGATCGTCGACGAGGATGGGACGATCGTTTACGATAGCCACGCCATCATCATCTATCTGGTGAGCAAGTACGCTAAGGACGATTCGCTGTATCCGAAGGACATTGCAACACGTGCCAAGATCAACGCTGCCCTACATTTCGATTCAGGAGTGCTTTTCGCCCGTTTGCGGTTCTACCTG GAACCCATCTTGTACTACGGAAGCCCGGACACCCCGCAGGACAAGATTGACTACGCGTGCAAGGCGTACCAGCTGTTGAACGATACGCTCGTGGATGAGTACATCGTTGGCAACCGGATGACCCTGGCGGACCTTAGCTGTATTGCTAGCATTGCATCGTATCATGCCATTTTCCCGATCGATGCGGCCAAGTATCCCAAACTGGCCGCATGGGTTCAACGCCTAGAGAAGCTACCCTATTACAAGGGAACCAACCAGGAGGGCGCCGAAGAACTGGCCGCAGTCTATCGCGATCGGCTCGCCCAGAATCGGGCCGGGAAGAAGTAA
- the LOC110676855 gene encoding glutathione S-transferase 1-like: MTKLILYTLHVSPPCRAVELCAKALGLELEQKTVNLLTKEHLTPEFMKMNPQHTVPVLDDNGTIVCESHAIMIYLVSKYGKDDSLYSKELVKQAKLNAALHFESGVLFARLRFVCEPILFAGGSEIPADRAEYVQKAYQLLEDTLVDDYIVGNSLTIADFSCVSSVSSIMGVIPMDKEKFPKIYGWLDRLKALPYYEAANGSGAEQVAQFVLSQKEKNAQKA, translated from the exons ATGACGAAGCTCATTTTGTACACGCTCCATGTGAGCCCACCCTGTCGGGCAGTGGAACTCTGTGCCAAAGCGCTGGGCCTTGAATTGGAACAAAAAACGGTCAATTTGTTGACCAAAGAGCATCTTACACCGGAATTTATGAAG ATGAACCCTCAACACACCGTGCCGGTGCTAGACGATAACGGTACCATCGTTTGTGAAAGTCATGCAATTATGATTTATCTGGTGTCAAAGTACGGCAAAGATGACAGTCTCTACTCGAAAGAACTGGTTAAGCAAGCCAAACTGAATGCTGCTCTTCACTTCGAGAGCGGTGTCCTGTTCGCTCGTTTGCGGTTTGTGTGT GAACCAATCCTTTTCGCCGGAGGGTCTGAGATTCCAGCGGATCGTGCCGAATATGTGCAAAAGGCTTACCAACTGTTGGAGGATACCCTGGTGGATGACTATATCGTGGGAAATTCGCTGACAATCGCGGATTTCAGTTGCGTTTCGAGCGTTTCGTCGATTATGGGAGTAATTCCGATGGATAAGGAGAAGTTCCCGAAGATCTACGGCTGGCTGGACCGCTTGAAGGCGCTGCCCTACTACGAGGCAGCCAACGGAAGTGGAGCCGAGCAGGTGGCGCAGTTTGTCCTGTCgcagaaggagaagaatgctcAAAAGgcataa
- the LOC110676857 gene encoding glutathione S-transferase 1-like, whose amino-acid sequence MTKPIVYTLYLSPPSRAVDLCAVALGIELERKVMNLLEREHLDPKFLKMNPQHTIPVLDDGGIIVRDSHAIMIYLVSKYGKDDSLYPKDLAEQAKVNAALYFDCGVLFARLRFITEQILMGGSEIPAEKAAYVESAYQLLEDALTDDFIAGNSLTIADLSCGSTVSTAMGLIPMDRDKYPKIYAWLNRLKALPYFEELNDQGAVELPAIMKNLMETNARKA is encoded by the exons ATGACCAAACCAATTGTATACACGCTCTACTTAAGTCCACCTTCGCGAGCTGTGGATCTCTGTGCGGTAGCGCTGGGAATCGAATTGGAACGCAAAGTTATGAATCTGCTAGAGAGGGAACATTTGGACCCGAAATTTCTCAAG ATGAATCCTCAACATACGATTCCGGTGCTGGATGATGGTGGGATAATTGTTCGTGATAGCCATGCCATCATGATCTATTTGGTATCCAAGTATGGGAAGGACGATAGTTTGTACCCGAAGGATTTGGCTGAACAGGCGAAAGTTAATGCTGCCTTATACTTTGATTGTGGAGTCCTGTTCGCTCGTTTGCGGTTCATTACT GAACAAATTCTGATGGGAGGAAGTGAAATTCCGGCGGAAAAGGCTGCTTACGTGGAGTCGGCTTACCAACTGCTGGAAGATGCCCTGACCGATGACTTCATCGCAGGAAACTCTCTGACTATCGCAGATCTTAGCTGCGGGTCCACTGTCTCCACCGCGATGGGATTAATTCCGATGGACCGGGACAAATATCCGAAGATCTACGCTTGGTTGAACCGCTTGAAGGCACTGCCCTACTTCGAAGAATTGAACGACCAAGGGGCTGTGGAGTTACCGGCTATTATGAAAAACCTCATGGAGACCAATGCTCGCAAGGCTTGA
- the LOC5569857 gene encoding glutathione S-transferase 1, translated as MSSKIVLHTTRRTPGGRAVQILSHILGLDLDLKFVDLSKKEQMSEEFLKLNPFHTIPTIDDDGVPVYDSHAILVYLVSKYAKDRDLFPEDPVIQARINAWFHFDSGVLFPRLRGAVEPVFYFGLKKIPRDRMEAIEAAYDLFEGALKGDFLVGDSLTLADISVTTCLVSLNGVCPMEESKYPKSCAFLKRMEQSMPCYKEFNAEVLEETKVFLKQKLDENNKK; from the exons ATGAGTTCCAAAATAGTGCTGCATACAACCCGTCGCACCCCCGGAGGACGAGCTGTTCAAATCTTGTCCCACATTTTGGGGCTGGATCTCGATCTCAAGTTTGTCGATCTGTCCAAAAAGGAACAGATGAGCGAGGAGTTTCTCAAG TTAAACCCATTCCACACGATACCGACCATTGACGACGATGGTGTTCCGGTGTACGACAGCCATGCCATTCTCGTCTATCTGGTGTCCAAGTACGCCAAGGATCGGGATCTCTTTCCGGAGGATCCCGTCATCCAAGCTCGCATCAACGCTTGGTTCCACTTCGACTCCGGAGTTTTGTTTCCGAGACTGCGTGGTGCCGTTGAACCAGTGTTCTACTTTGGTCTGAAGAAGATTCCCCGGGATCGAATGGAAGCAATTGAGGCGGCTTACGATCTATTCGAAGGAGCGCTGAAGGGCGATTTCCTGGTAGGAGATTCGTTGACGCTGGCGGATATAAGCGTAACCACTTGTTTGGTGTCCTTGAATGGAGTTTGCCCTATGGAGGAGTCTAAATATCCGAAAAGCTGCGCTTTTCTTAAACGGATGGAACAGTCAATGCCGTGCTACAAGGAGTTCAACGCTGAAGTGTTGGAAGAGACCAAGGTATTTCTAAAGCAGAAACTGGATGAAAacaataagaaataa